In one Thioclava sp. ES.031 genomic region, the following are encoded:
- a CDS encoding class I SAM-dependent methyltransferase: protein MSSPYARPGFYDEALAKGRHRDIVGGRWDETGRAQMAALMDHGLRPDHVLLDIGAGALRLGCKAVPYLKPGHYWGTDASRALMLAGYAAELDARERLDPVQLVEDADFTFAGVTDTITHAIAFGVFPHLESDAIARCLDGLRRFSQLECVLLTVFLAPDEAISHRQKDGVVTHAARAPYHLSDAALYAMADASGWSLTRDDRMLPRGQVMFRAEPLRPSPSSPR from the coding sequence ATGTCCTCGCCCTATGCCCGCCCCGGGTTCTACGATGAGGCGCTCGCCAAGGGTCGCCACCGCGACATCGTGGGCGGTCGCTGGGACGAGACAGGCCGCGCCCAGATGGCGGCGCTCATGGATCACGGGTTGCGGCCCGATCACGTGCTTCTCGATATCGGTGCGGGCGCCTTGCGGCTGGGCTGCAAGGCGGTGCCCTATCTGAAGCCGGGTCATTACTGGGGCACGGATGCCTCGCGCGCGCTGATGCTGGCGGGCTATGCGGCGGAGCTTGACGCCCGCGAGCGGCTCGATCCTGTGCAGCTAGTGGAGGATGCGGATTTCACCTTCGCCGGTGTCACCGACACGATCACCCATGCCATCGCTTTCGGCGTCTTCCCGCATCTGGAGAGCGACGCTATTGCGCGTTGTCTCGATGGGTTGCGACGCTTTTCTCAACTGGAGTGCGTGCTGCTGACGGTGTTCCTCGCCCCCGACGAGGCGATCAGCCACCGTCAGAAGGACGGCGTCGTCACCCATGCCGCGCGCGCGCCCTATCACCTCTCGGACGCCGCGCTCTACGCGATGGCGGATGCGTCAGGCTGGAGCCTCACCCGCGACGACCGGATGCTGCCGCGCGGACAGGTGATGTTCCGCGCAGAGCCGCTCAGGCCTTCGCCTTCTTCGCCTCGATAA
- a CDS encoding multidrug effflux MFS transporter, which yields MSQISDAPRARTPLSLPELTVMLASLIATIAFSIDGMLPALPQIAAELSPDAVNRAQLVLTSFVLGMGVGTLFAGPISDALGRRKTIAGGIAIYMVGAFIAAHAQSLEALLAARVLQGIGASGPRITVMALVRDLFAGREMAKITSFIMMIFILVPAVAPSIGQLVIAFAGWRGVFWAFMVFGCVGVSWLLIRQPETLAPEDRRPLSVSKLRAAAMEVITHADVRLYIVTMTLGFGQMFGLLSTAQQLYAAHGVTDTFPMWFAIGALMAGTATIFNARYVMRLGMRKIVKGTYLVQIVVSAVMLVLVLSGLTDGASGFPFIFLYSVSVFAMAGLTFGNLNALALEHMGHIAGMAASIVAAISTVGAVVIAAPVGLSFNGTALPMVIATLTCSSLAWWLIRKTQETD from the coding sequence ATGTCCCAGATCTCTGACGCGCCCCGGGCGCGCACGCCTCTTTCGCTGCCCGAACTGACGGTCATGCTCGCCTCGCTGATCGCGACGATCGCCTTTTCGATCGACGGGATGCTGCCGGCGCTACCGCAGATCGCGGCCGAGTTGAGCCCCGATGCGGTCAACCGTGCGCAGCTCGTGCTGACCTCCTTCGTGCTGGGCATGGGCGTGGGCACGCTCTTCGCCGGGCCGATCTCGGATGCGCTGGGACGGCGCAAGACCATCGCGGGCGGCATCGCGATCTACATGGTCGGGGCGTTCATCGCCGCCCATGCGCAGAGCCTCGAGGCGCTGCTGGCCGCGCGGGTGCTGCAGGGGATCGGCGCTTCGGGCCCGCGGATCACCGTGATGGCGCTGGTGCGCGACCTGTTTGCCGGGCGCGAAATGGCGAAGATCACCTCTTTCATCATGATGATCTTCATCCTCGTGCCCGCGGTCGCGCCGTCGATCGGCCAACTGGTGATCGCGTTTGCGGGCTGGCGCGGCGTGTTCTGGGCCTTCATGGTCTTCGGCTGCGTCGGCGTGAGCTGGCTGTTGATCCGCCAACCCGAAACGCTCGCGCCGGAAGACCGCCGTCCGCTGAGCGTGTCGAAGCTGCGCGCCGCGGCGATGGAGGTGATCACCCATGCCGATGTGCGCCTCTATATCGTGACGATGACACTGGGCTTCGGGCAGATGTTCGGCCTGCTGTCGACCGCGCAGCAGCTTTACGCAGCCCATGGCGTGACCGACACTTTCCCGATGTGGTTCGCGATCGGCGCGCTGATGGCGGGCACGGCCACGATCTTCAACGCGCGCTACGTGATGCGGCTGGGGATGCGCAAGATCGTCAAGGGGACTTATCTGGTCCAGATCGTCGTTTCGGCGGTGATGCTGGTTCTCGTGCTTTCGGGTCTGACCGATGGCGCAAGCGGCTTCCCGTTCATCTTCCTCTATTCGGTCTCGGTCTTCGCGATGGCGGGCCTGACCTTCGGGAACCTGAACGCGCTGGCGCTGGAGCATATGGGCCATATCGCGGGCATGGCGGCCTCTATCGTGGCCGCGATCTCGACGGTCGGCGCGGTGGTGATCGCAGCCCCCGTGGGGCTGTCCTTCAACGGCACCGCGCTGCCGATGGTGATCGCGACGCTGACCTGTTCGAGCCTCGCCTGGTGGCTGATCCGCAAGACGCAGGAGACCGACTGA
- a CDS encoding DsbA family protein — translation MITLDIFADPVCPWCFIGKARLDRALAQRPNHPFQRAWQPFELNPTMPPEGMARADYLQAKFGQDGAAKMHVQLLEIAEAEGYDFHPERVTHQPNTRNAHRLLHWAGLEERQEDVMEGLLAAHWRDGRNIGDATVLCEVAEAAQMDPRLVERLLASDADIDTIVAKEAHARERGINAVPSVVVANAHLVSGAQPTELWLQVIDELSGAPSDATQH, via the coding sequence ATGATCACGCTCGATATTTTCGCCGATCCCGTTTGCCCGTGGTGCTTCATCGGCAAGGCGCGGCTGGACCGGGCCTTGGCGCAACGTCCCAACCACCCGTTCCAGCGTGCCTGGCAACCGTTCGAACTGAACCCGACGATGCCGCCCGAGGGAATGGCGCGCGCCGATTACCTGCAGGCGAAATTCGGTCAGGACGGGGCCGCGAAGATGCATGTGCAGCTCCTAGAGATCGCCGAGGCGGAAGGCTACGATTTCCACCCCGAGCGCGTCACCCATCAGCCCAACACCCGCAACGCGCATCGCCTGCTCCATTGGGCGGGGCTGGAAGAGCGTCAGGAGGATGTGATGGAGGGGCTGCTGGCCGCGCATTGGCGCGACGGGCGCAATATCGGCGACGCGACTGTGCTGTGCGAGGTGGCGGAGGCCGCGCAGATGGACCCGCGGCTGGTGGAACGCCTTCTGGCTTCGGATGCCGACATCGACACGATCGTCGCGAAGGAAGCGCATGCGCGCGAACGTGGGATCAACGCGGTGCCCTCGGTCGTTGTCGCCAATGCGCATCTGGTGAGCGGCGCGCAACCGACCGAGCTGTGGCTGCAGGTGATCGACGAGCTGTCCGGCGCACCCTCCGACGCGACCCAGCACTGA
- a CDS encoding class I adenylate-forming enzyme family protein: protein MDSVYRTNPIPDPPGAFNMAAHVLAAGTATPDKLAMQIVKPSGAQRWSYGRLISAVLGAGTLLLDAGLTPGDRVMLRLGNGPEFPIAFLGAIAAGLVPVPTSAQLTEAEITKLAADLDPAAVVAGDGIALPDHPARVIPADILRKAEDAAPCDYAMGDPNRLAYMIFTSGTGGSARAVMHAHRAIWARQMMYRGWYGIGSDDRLMHAGAFNWTYTLGTGLMDPWTLGATALIPADGVEPRSLPLLLKRFDATIFAAAPGVYRQILKHHETLSLPKLRHGLSAGEALPEPTRAAWNAATGTKVYEALGMSECSTFISGSPDHPAPPGTCGYPQAGRHVAVLGEDGQPVPRGEPGQLAIHESDPGLYLGYWNAPEETAARRIGPWFVTGDTVSMGEDGAITYLGRGYDMMNAGGFRVSPIEVEEVMHDCPGAGDVAAVEIAVKADASVIALAYTGEAEEDSLRAHAEARLARYKQPRLYAHIAALPRNRNGKVLRSEIRTMLQQEVPS from the coding sequence ATGGATTCAGTTTACCGCACAAACCCGATCCCCGACCCGCCTGGCGCCTTCAATATGGCGGCGCATGTCTTGGCGGCTGGCACGGCGACCCCCGACAAGCTGGCGATGCAGATCGTGAAGCCCTCGGGCGCGCAGCGTTGGTCTTATGGGCGACTGATTTCGGCGGTGCTCGGTGCAGGGACGCTTTTGCTCGACGCGGGGCTGACGCCCGGCGACCGTGTGATGCTGCGGCTGGGCAACGGGCCGGAATTTCCCATCGCGTTCCTTGGCGCCATCGCCGCCGGTCTGGTTCCGGTGCCGACCTCGGCGCAGCTGACCGAGGCCGAGATTACCAAGCTCGCCGCCGATCTCGATCCGGCGGCTGTCGTGGCGGGCGACGGGATTGCCCTGCCCGATCATCCGGCGCGCGTGATCCCTGCCGACATTCTGCGCAAGGCCGAGGACGCCGCGCCCTGCGACTACGCGATGGGCGATCCGAACCGCCTCGCTTACATGATTTTCACCTCCGGCACCGGTGGTTCCGCGCGCGCGGTGATGCATGCGCATCGTGCGATCTGGGCGCGGCAGATGATGTATCGCGGCTGGTATGGCATTGGGTCGGACGACCGTCTGATGCATGCGGGCGCCTTCAACTGGACCTATACGCTCGGGACCGGGCTGATGGATCCGTGGACGCTGGGCGCGACCGCGCTGATCCCGGCGGACGGGGTCGAGCCGCGCAGTCTGCCCCTGCTGCTCAAACGGTTCGACGCGACGATCTTCGCTGCCGCCCCCGGGGTCTATCGGCAAATCCTGAAACATCACGAGACGCTGTCGCTTCCGAAGCTGCGCCATGGTCTGAGCGCGGGCGAGGCCCTGCCCGAGCCCACGCGCGCGGCCTGGAACGCGGCGACGGGCACCAAGGTCTATGAAGCGCTCGGCATGTCGGAATGCTCGACCTTCATCTCGGGCAGTCCCGATCATCCCGCGCCGCCCGGAACTTGCGGCTATCCGCAGGCGGGCCGCCATGTGGCGGTGCTGGGCGAGGATGGGCAACCGGTGCCGCGCGGCGAGCCGGGTCAGCTTGCGATCCACGAGAGCGATCCGGGGCTCTATCTGGGCTATTGGAATGCGCCCGAAGAGACGGCGGCCCGCCGGATCGGCCCGTGGTTCGTGACCGGCGACACGGTCTCGATGGGCGAAGACGGTGCGATCACCTATCTCGGGCGCGGCTATGATATGATGAATGCGGGCGGCTTCCGGGTCTCGCCGATCGAGGTCGAGGAGGTCATGCATGACTGCCCCGGCGCGGGGGATGTGGCCGCCGTCGAGATCGCGGTGAAGGCCGATGCCAGCGTCATTGCGCTGGCCTATACCGGCGAGGCGGAAGAAGACAGTTTGCGCGCGCATGCCGAGGCGCGGCTTGCACGCTACAAGCAACCCCGCCTTTACGCCCATATCGCCGCCCTGCCCCGCAACCGTAACGGCAAGGTGCTGCGCTCGGAGATCCGCACCATGCTGCAACAGGAGGTCCCCTCATGA
- a CDS encoding lipoprotein has protein sequence MKKLILLAAVAAALAGCNTVAGVGDDISGGARSVQGWFR, from the coding sequence ATGAAAAAACTCATCCTTCTGGCAGCAGTCGCTGCGGCATTGGCAGGCTGCAACACGGTGGCCGGCGTGGGCGACGACATCTCCGGCGGTGCGCGCTCGGTGCAGGGCTGGTTCAGGTAA
- a CDS encoding extracellular solute-binding protein → MTRSVFFHLLGGALFGLAPVFTGIAAAEPQPAIAMYGEPALPAGFTHLPYANPDAPKGGEIRFGVAGMFDSLNPWILNGRPAEGISRYVAESLMGRSMDEPFTLYGLLAESVETDPDRTWVEFTLRPEAKFSDGNPVTVADVIWSYKTLGTEGHPRYQNAWSKVETIEKTGERKVRITFKPEVKDREMALIMGMRPVLEKAQWEGHNFASTTNMAPIGSGPYVVGRVDPGKFIELKRNPDYWGKDLGFNKGRNNFDTIRYDYFGDGGVVFEAFKGGETDSYTEWNAADWGRNYNFPAVQSGDVVKSEIPNGRPSGIKGLVMNTRNPVFADWRVRQAMIDAFNFEFINKTINGGAEPRISSYFSNSELGMKHGPAEGKVKALLEPFADQLPPGTIDGYTLPSSDGGVRNRKNMRAAAKLLEDAGWQVDSDGVLKKDGKPFTFEIVLQQGAAETQSIVDIYTEALKKLGIFPKVTVIDDAQYTQRTNAYDFDMAWYWRALSLSPGNEQNLYWGSKGVKQPGSRNWMGMNSPAAEAMVRAMLDAKSHEDFVAATHALDRVLTAGRYVIPIWYAPVDRIAHIKQLHYPEKTPLYGAWPGFQPDVWWYQEAGQ, encoded by the coding sequence ATGACGAGATCGGTGTTTTTCCATTTACTCGGCGGGGCGCTTTTCGGGCTCGCCCCTGTATTTACAGGGATCGCTGCCGCGGAGCCACAACCTGCGATTGCAATGTATGGAGAGCCTGCACTTCCGGCCGGCTTTACCCACCTGCCCTATGCCAATCCCGACGCGCCCAAGGGCGGCGAGATCAGATTTGGCGTGGCCGGCATGTTCGATTCGCTTAACCCGTGGATTCTGAACGGGCGCCCGGCGGAGGGAATCAGCCGCTATGTCGCCGAATCGCTGATGGGCCGCTCGATGGACGAGCCTTTCACGCTGTATGGCCTTCTCGCCGAATCGGTCGAGACTGACCCCGACCGTACCTGGGTGGAATTCACCCTGCGCCCCGAGGCCAAGTTCTCCGACGGCAATCCGGTGACGGTCGCGGATGTCATCTGGTCCTACAAGACGCTCGGAACCGAAGGTCATCCGCGCTACCAGAACGCCTGGTCCAAGGTCGAGACGATCGAGAAGACCGGCGAGCGCAAGGTCCGCATCACCTTCAAGCCCGAGGTGAAAGACCGCGAGATGGCGCTGATCATGGGGATGCGCCCGGTGCTCGAGAAAGCGCAGTGGGAGGGGCATAACTTCGCCTCCACCACCAATATGGCCCCGATCGGGTCCGGGCCTTACGTCGTGGGCCGCGTCGATCCCGGCAAATTCATCGAGCTCAAGCGCAACCCCGATTACTGGGGCAAGGATCTGGGCTTCAACAAGGGCCGGAACAATTTCGACACGATCCGCTATGACTATTTCGGCGATGGCGGGGTCGTGTTCGAGGCCTTCAAGGGCGGCGAGACCGACAGCTATACCGAATGGAACGCCGCCGACTGGGGCCGCAATTACAATTTCCCCGCCGTGCAATCGGGCGACGTGGTGAAATCCGAGATCCCGAACGGGCGTCCCTCGGGCATCAAGGGGCTGGTGATGAACACCCGCAACCCGGTCTTCGCGGACTGGCGGGTGCGTCAGGCGATGATCGACGCGTTCAATTTCGAATTCATCAACAAGACCATCAATGGCGGCGCGGAGCCGCGGATTTCCTCCTATTTCTCGAATTCCGAGCTGGGGATGAAGCACGGCCCCGCCGAAGGGAAAGTGAAAGCCCTGCTGGAGCCTTTCGCCGATCAGCTCCCGCCCGGCACGATCGACGGTTATACGCTGCCGAGCTCGGATGGTGGCGTGCGCAACCGCAAGAACATGCGCGCCGCGGCGAAGCTGCTGGAAGACGCGGGCTGGCAAGTCGACAGCGATGGCGTGCTCAAGAAGGACGGCAAGCCCTTCACTTTCGAGATCGTGCTGCAGCAAGGCGCGGCGGAGACCCAGAGCATCGTCGATATCTACACCGAGGCGCTCAAGAAGCTGGGCATCTTCCCGAAAGTGACCGTGATCGATGACGCGCAATATACGCAGCGCACCAATGCCTATGATTTCGACATGGCGTGGTACTGGCGCGCGCTGTCGCTGTCGCCCGGCAACGAGCAGAACCTCTATTGGGGCTCGAAAGGCGTGAAACAGCCCGGCTCGCGCAACTGGATGGGGATGAATTCCCCCGCCGCCGAGGCGATGGTCCGCGCGATGCTGGACGCCAAAAGCCACGAGGATTTCGTCGCCGCAACCCATGCGCTCGACCGAGTGTTGACTGCGGGCCGCTATGTCATCCCGATCTGGTATGCCCCGGTTGACCGCATCGCCCATATCAAGCAGCTTCACTACCCTGAGAAGACCCCGCTATACGGGGCATGGCCGGGTTTTCAACCCGATGTCTGGTGGTATCAAGAGGCAGGACAATGA
- a CDS encoding 3-hydroxybutyrate dehydrogenase, translating to MSLQGKTAVITGSNSGIGLGVARELARAGADVVINSFTDRDEDHQLAADIAKEFGVTARYIKADLSKGAEARALIEQAGKCDILVNNAGIQHVSPIEEFPVEKWDAIIAIMLTSAFHTTAVALPMMRKAGWGRVVNIASAHGLTASPYKSAYVSAKHGVVGLTKVTALETAKEDITVNAICPGYVKTPLVEAQIPDTAKEYNMTEEEVIEKVILARQPSKDFATVEQIGGTAVFLCSDAAAQITGTTISVDGGWTAL from the coding sequence ATGTCGCTTCAGGGAAAAACCGCCGTCATTACCGGGTCGAATTCCGGGATCGGTCTCGGGGTCGCGCGCGAACTGGCGCGGGCCGGTGCCGATGTCGTCATCAACTCCTTCACCGATCGTGACGAGGACCACCAGCTCGCCGCCGATATCGCGAAGGAATTCGGCGTCACCGCACGCTACATCAAGGCCGATCTGTCGAAAGGCGCCGAGGCGCGCGCGCTGATCGAGCAGGCGGGCAAATGCGATATCCTCGTGAACAATGCGGGTATCCAGCACGTCTCGCCGATCGAGGAATTCCCGGTCGAGAAATGGGATGCGATCATCGCGATCATGCTGACCTCGGCGTTCCACACCACGGCCGTGGCGCTGCCGATGATGCGTAAGGCGGGCTGGGGCCGGGTGGTCAACATCGCCTCCGCGCATGGCCTGACCGCGTCGCCCTATAAATCGGCCTATGTCTCGGCCAAGCACGGCGTCGTGGGCCTGACCAAGGTCACCGCACTCGAGACCGCGAAGGAAGACATCACCGTCAACGCGATCTGCCCGGGCTATGTGAAGACCCCGCTGGTCGAGGCGCAGATCCCCGACACCGCGAAGGAATACAACATGACCGAGGAAGAGGTGATCGAGAAGGTCATCCTCGCGCGTCAGCCCTCGAAGGATTTCGCGACCGTGGAGCAGATCGGCGGCACCGCCGTGTTCCTGTGCTCGGACGCGGCGGCACAGATCACCGGGACGACGATCTCGGTCGATGGCGGCTGGACCGCGCTGTAA
- a CDS encoding penicillin acylase family protein has protein sequence MYKAFRWGVRLIMAAIVGVVLVGGLIYFFASRSLPDYDATYKVTGLTAPVEIVRSTEDVPHIFGKDDPDAFFALGLAHAQDRLWQMTLMRRTVQGRLSEVFGQETLKTDELMRRMGLYQAAVDSVSSQDDYTKAALEAYARGVNQWIEIVNEGAMGRGAPEFFLFDSKISYWTPADSLAIMKLMAVQLSNQLQDEVLRARVSLVGKDLVRDIMPDDPQQATAALPDYASLFPTMQKGIQTAENGAPGAFSPFPARGSAGASNAWAAGPDRSAAGGALLANDPHLGLTAPSIWYLARLQLQSGGVIGGTIPGMPLVLSGRNKDLGWGLTTAYVDDQDLHIEEIDPDDPTKYRTPDGWKRFKTKRVIVNVKDAKPVTLTLRWTDNGPVLPGSHFDLATVTPPHSVMSLSWTAFDPKDTTMTGAMDLMRAHSIPQALDAAKKIVAPAQNITLADKDGVALVTAGKIPLRDRANDTQGRMPNAGWKPENRWKGFLPFKDNPQFVEPKSGIVVNTNNKTVDRPFPYNVSFHWGDTQRIQRLSKLMGEREVHSRDSFISAQLDTVSPAARGLLPLVGANLWYTGDPAPAGTPERMRQRALEMLASWDGEMSEHLPEPLIYAAWMRELQNRLIRDELGPLAKKFDHLEPLFIERVFRNTQGASHWCDIIQSAPKETCSDIARQSLDAALLDLSKKYGPNIESWRWGDAHIAEQDNQVLGKVPGLKWFVNIRQSTSGGDFTLMRGRTKGGDGPDRFANVHAAGYREVLDFADPDSSVFIISTGQSGHPLSRHYDDLSELWRSGEYIPMSLDPALARAAATGITHLVPKGGSKPGS, from the coding sequence ATGTATAAGGCATTTCGATGGGGCGTTCGGCTGATCATGGCCGCGATCGTGGGTGTGGTGCTCGTCGGGGGGCTGATCTATTTCTTCGCCTCGCGCTCGCTTCCCGATTACGACGCGACCTATAAGGTCACCGGGCTCACCGCCCCGGTCGAGATCGTGCGCTCGACCGAGGACGTGCCGCATATCTTCGGCAAGGACGACCCGGATGCCTTCTTCGCACTGGGGCTCGCCCATGCGCAGGACCGGCTGTGGCAGATGACGTTGATGCGCCGCACGGTTCAGGGGCGGCTGTCGGAAGTCTTCGGGCAGGAGACGCTGAAAACCGACGAGCTGATGCGCCGGATGGGCCTGTATCAGGCGGCGGTCGACTCGGTGTCCTCGCAGGACGATTACACCAAGGCCGCGCTCGAGGCCTATGCACGTGGCGTCAACCAGTGGATCGAGATCGTCAACGAGGGCGCAATGGGGCGCGGCGCGCCGGAATTCTTCCTCTTCGACAGCAAGATCTCCTATTGGACGCCCGCGGATTCGCTTGCGATCATGAAGCTGATGGCGGTGCAGCTGTCGAACCAGCTGCAAGACGAGGTGCTGCGCGCCCGGGTGTCGCTCGTCGGTAAAGACCTCGTCCGCGACATCATGCCCGACGATCCGCAACAGGCGACCGCCGCCCTGCCCGATTACGCGAGCCTGTTCCCGACCATGCAAAAGGGCATTCAGACGGCGGAGAACGGGGCGCCGGGGGCGTTCTCTCCCTTCCCCGCTCGCGGCTCTGCCGGGGCGTCGAACGCATGGGCCGCGGGGCCTGACCGCTCGGCTGCGGGCGGCGCGCTTCTGGCCAACGATCCGCATCTGGGTCTGACGGCGCCCTCGATCTGGTATCTGGCGCGGCTGCAACTGCAATCGGGCGGCGTGATCGGCGGCACGATCCCGGGGATGCCGCTGGTGCTCTCGGGGCGCAACAAGGATCTCGGTTGGGGGCTGACCACGGCCTATGTCGACGATCAGGACCTGCATATCGAGGAAATCGATCCCGACGATCCGACGAAATACCGCACGCCCGACGGCTGGAAGCGTTTCAAGACCAAGCGCGTGATCGTCAACGTCAAGGATGCGAAGCCCGTGACACTGACGCTGCGCTGGACCGATAACGGCCCGGTGCTGCCCGGCAGTCATTTCGATCTGGCGACCGTCACGCCGCCGCATTCGGTGATGTCGCTCAGCTGGACCGCCTTCGATCCGAAGGACACGACGATGACCGGCGCGATGGACCTGATGCGGGCGCATTCGATCCCGCAGGCGCTCGACGCCGCGAAAAAGATCGTGGCGCCCGCGCAGAACATTACGTTGGCCGACAAGGACGGGGTGGCGCTGGTCACGGCCGGAAAAATCCCGCTGCGCGATCGGGCGAATGACACGCAGGGCCGGATGCCGAACGCGGGCTGGAAGCCGGAGAACCGCTGGAAAGGCTTCCTGCCCTTCAAGGACAACCCGCAATTCGTCGAGCCGAAAAGCGGCATCGTCGTGAACACCAATAACAAGACGGTGGACCGGCCCTTCCCCTATAACGTCTCGTTCCACTGGGGCGACACGCAGCGCATTCAGCGCCTGTCGAAACTGATGGGAGAGCGCGAGGTGCATTCGCGCGACAGCTTCATCTCGGCGCAGCTCGACACGGTGTCGCCTGCCGCGCGCGGTCTGCTGCCGCTGGTAGGCGCGAACCTGTGGTATACCGGCGATCCTGCACCCGCCGGCACGCCCGAGCGGATGCGTCAACGCGCGCTGGAGATGCTGGCGAGCTGGGACGGCGAGATGTCCGAACACCTCCCCGAACCGCTGATCTACGCCGCCTGGATGCGCGAATTGCAAAACCGGCTGATCCGCGACGAACTGGGCCCGCTGGCGAAGAAATTCGACCATCTGGAGCCTCTCTTCATCGAGCGCGTCTTCCGCAACACCCAAGGCGCGAGCCATTGGTGCGACATCATCCAGTCTGCCCCGAAAGAGACCTGCAGCGATATCGCGCGGCAGTCGCTCGATGCGGCGCTGTTGGATCTGTCGAAGAAATACGGGCCGAATATCGAAAGCTGGCGCTGGGGCGATGCGCATATCGCCGAGCAGGACAATCAGGTGCTGGGCAAGGTGCCGGGGCTGAAATGGTTCGTGAATATCCGGCAGTCGACCTCGGGCGGCGATTTCACCCTGATGCGCGGGCGCACCAAGGGCGGCGACGGCCCCGACCGCTTCGCCAATGTCCATGCGGCGGGCTATCGCGAAGTGCTCGATTTCGCCGATCCGGACAGTTCGGTCTTCATCATCTCGACCGGGCAGTCGGGCCATCCGCTGAGCCGCCACTATGACGACCTGTCGGAACTGTGGCGCTCGGGCGAATATATCCCGATGTCGCTCGATCCGGCGCTGGCGCGTGCGGCGGCGACGGGGATCACCCATCTGGTGCCAAAAGGCGGGTCGAAGCCGGGCAGCTAA
- a CDS encoding NAD(P)-dependent oxidoreductase — translation MTRPVGALVVEPDATINALALHGARFRIHARERSMAKVAFLGLGVMGYPMAGHLASAGHEVTVYNRTAAKAEKWVSEHGGSAEATPREAAKGADFVMSCVGNDDDLREVCLGKDGAFKGMKTGAVFVDHTTVSAAVTRELAGEAAGHGVAFIDAPISGGQAGAENGQLSVMCGGDAAAYDKAEPVIDAYAKICRRLGESGAGQVTKMCNQIAIAGLVQGLAESLNFAEKADLDIAAVVEVISQGAAGSWQMANRYETMAKDEFEFGFAVDWMRKDLGICLKTGDEIGASLPVTALVDQFYKDVQAMGGSRWDTSSLIARLRKLG, via the coding sequence TTGACGCGCCCGGTTGGCGCGTTAGTAGTTGAGCCCGACGCTACAATCAACGCGCTCGCACTACACGGGGCGCGGTTTCGTATTCACGCAAGGGAGAGGTCGATGGCGAAAGTTGCATTTCTGGGGCTTGGGGTGATGGGCTATCCGATGGCGGGGCATCTCGCATCGGCGGGTCATGAGGTCACGGTCTATAACCGCACGGCCGCCAAGGCCGAGAAATGGGTCTCAGAGCATGGCGGGTCGGCCGAAGCGACCCCGCGCGAAGCCGCGAAAGGCGCGGATTTCGTGATGTCCTGTGTCGGCAATGACGACGATCTGCGCGAGGTCTGCCTCGGCAAGGATGGCGCGTTCAAGGGGATGAAAACCGGCGCGGTCTTCGTCGACCACACCACGGTTTCGGCCGCTGTGACACGCGAATTGGCGGGCGAGGCGGCAGGCCACGGCGTGGCATTCATCGACGCCCCGATCTCGGGCGGGCAAGCGGGGGCCGAGAACGGTCAGCTGTCGGTCATGTGCGGCGGCGACGCGGCGGCCTATGACAAGGCCGAGCCGGTGATCGACGCCTATGCCAAGATCTGCCGCCGTCTGGGCGAAAGCGGCGCGGGGCAGGTGACCAAGATGTGCAACCAGATCGCGATTGCGGGTCTGGTGCAGGGCCTCGCCGAGAGCCTGAACTTCGCCGAGAAGGCCGATCTCGACATCGCCGCCGTGGTCGAGGTGATCTCGCAAGGGGCCGCCGGCTCGTGGCAGATGGCCAACCGCTACGAGACCATGGCGAAGGACGAGTTCGAGTTCGGCTTCGCGGTGGACTGGATGCGCAAGGATCTGGGCATCTGCCTGAAAACCGGCGACGAGATCGGCGCCTCGTTGCCCGTGACCGCGCTGGTCGATCAGTTCTACAAGGACGTGCAGGCGATGGGCGGCAGCCGCTGGGACACCTCCTCGCTGATCGCGCGTCTGCGCAAACTGGGCTGA
- a CDS encoding YigZ family protein, protein MRILENIISDRGSKYAVSGGPCASEEEAKAFVKELCRKKKYAKATHNTWALLTAEAPVKNDDGEAGAGMVILRMLEREELYDHIIVVTRWFGGKHLGGDRFRHVQEAVRIYLEDLRAG, encoded by the coding sequence ATGCGCATCCTCGAGAACATCATCAGCGACCGCGGCTCGAAATACGCGGTCTCGGGCGGACCTTGCGCCTCGGAAGAGGAGGCCAAGGCTTTCGTCAAGGAACTCTGCCGGAAGAAGAAATACGCCAAGGCCACGCATAACACCTGGGCGCTTCTGACGGCGGAGGCCCCGGTAAAGAACGACGATGGCGAGGCAGGCGCGGGCATGGTGATCCTGCGGATGCTCGAGCGCGAAGAGCTTTACGACCACATAATCGTCGTCACCCGCTGGTTCGGCGGCAAGCATCTGGGCGGCGACCGTTTCCGGCATGTGCAGGAAGCGGTGCGGATCTACCTCGAAGATCTGCGCGCGGGCTGA